The following coding sequences are from one Verrucosispora sp. WMMD573 window:
- a CDS encoding alpha/beta fold hydrolase, with protein MPTTNGATAAAGVLPAPGAAAGSVREAGSVREAGSADATGSVGVASTREAAADAGLRALAGANPVIVVGGLSGIAAVYEPLAGRLRADGYRVWIYQLPNLGLGDITASAAGLRGYVGQVRAATGGAKVDLVAHSEGGLVSRYYIKNLGGDDAVERYVSLGTPQYGTYVANIVSFLGLGSCAGVVACQQMTIGSSFLTALNAGDDTPAPVRWTAVRTWQDELVRPVDNAKLADGATNVLIQSWCPLRVVGHLGLVLDGTTYTVVRQVLREAAIKPNCLAL; from the coding sequence ATCCCCACCACGAACGGTGCGACCGCAGCGGCCGGCGTGCTCCCTGCGCCCGGCGCCGCCGCCGGGTCTGTCCGCGAGGCTGGGTCTGTCCGCGAGGCTGGGTCTGCCGACGCGACCGGGTCCGTCGGCGTCGCGTCCACCCGTGAGGCCGCTGCCGACGCAGGCTTGCGGGCGCTGGCCGGCGCCAATCCGGTCATCGTGGTCGGTGGGCTCAGCGGCATCGCCGCTGTCTACGAGCCGCTTGCCGGCCGGCTGCGCGCCGACGGCTACCGGGTCTGGATCTACCAGTTGCCCAACCTGGGACTCGGCGACATCACCGCGTCCGCCGCCGGGCTGCGCGGGTATGTGGGGCAGGTCCGCGCCGCCACCGGAGGTGCCAAGGTCGACCTGGTCGCACACTCCGAAGGGGGCCTGGTCAGCCGCTACTACATCAAGAACCTCGGTGGCGACGACGCCGTCGAACGCTACGTCAGCCTGGGCACCCCGCAGTACGGCACGTACGTGGCCAACATCGTGTCGTTCCTCGGTCTGGGCAGCTGTGCCGGCGTGGTCGCCTGTCAGCAGATGACCATCGGATCGTCGTTCCTCACCGCCCTCAACGCGGGCGACGACACCCCGGCCCCGGTGCGCTGGACCGCGGTGCGGACCTGGCAGGACGAACTGGTCCGACCGGTCGACAACGCGAAGCTGGCCGACGGCGCGACAAACGTACTGATCCAGTCCTGGTGCCCGTTGCGTGTGGTCGGTCACCTCGGCCTGGTGCTCGACGGCACCACCTACACCGTCGTCCGACAGGTCCTCCGGGAAGCCGCGATCAAACCCAACTGCCTCGCCCTGTGA
- a CDS encoding TerC family protein — protein sequence MRVEDGMEFLTSPELWIAFATLLLLEIVLGIDNVVFISILSGRLPEHQQARARTIGISLALITRLLLLASLSWIIGLTAPLFTVLGQEISGRDLILLLGGIFLVGKATYEIHEHLEGSDHGREGGKVVSFGAVIAQILVLDVVFSLDSVITAVGMVDELAIMVAAVIIAMIIMLVSAGAVSRFVNQHPTVKMLALSFLLLIGASLIAESFDQHIPKGYVYGPIAFSIFVEFLNLRVRARQRRQQENQPVQLHPTYVKQGQARPEPKPESEATPAG from the coding sequence GTGAGAGTCGAGGATGGCATGGAGTTCCTGACCAGTCCCGAGCTGTGGATCGCGTTCGCGACCCTGCTCCTGCTGGAGATCGTGCTGGGCATCGACAACGTCGTGTTCATCTCGATCCTGTCCGGGCGGTTGCCAGAGCACCAGCAGGCCCGGGCGCGGACGATCGGCATCTCGCTCGCCCTGATCACCCGACTGCTGTTGCTGGCTTCGCTGTCCTGGATCATCGGTCTGACCGCGCCGCTGTTCACCGTGCTCGGGCAGGAGATATCCGGGCGCGATCTGATTCTGCTGCTCGGCGGGATATTCCTGGTGGGCAAGGCTACGTACGAGATCCACGAGCACCTGGAAGGTTCCGACCACGGGCGCGAGGGCGGCAAGGTGGTCTCGTTCGGCGCGGTCATCGCGCAGATCCTGGTGCTGGACGTGGTCTTCTCGCTCGACTCGGTGATCACCGCGGTCGGCATGGTCGACGAACTCGCCATCATGGTCGCCGCCGTGATCATCGCGATGATCATCATGCTGGTCTCGGCCGGTGCGGTCAGCAGGTTCGTCAACCAGCATCCGACGGTCAAGATGCTGGCCCTGTCGTTCCTGCTGCTCATCGGTGCCAGCCTCATCGCGGAGAGCTTCGACCAGCACATCCCGAAGGGCTACGTGTACGGCCCGATCGCCTTCTCGATCTTCGTGGAGTTCCTCAACCTGCGGGTTCGGGCGCGGCAGCGCCGCCAGCAGGAGAATCAGCCGGTACAGCTGCACCCGACGTACGTGAAGCAGGGCCAGGCCCGTCCCGAGCCGAAGCCAGAGTCGGAGGCGACGCCAGCCGGCTGA
- a CDS encoding pentapeptide repeat-containing protein encodes MPGTPPPDERLRVMPWWLVLIGLLLAALLGWWVLYWLLGEADRATAPDTRATLRIDAIRTGLTVVAGTGGGLALLLAARRQWISERAQRHEEGVAAADQTHRDRVQAHVEAVAEAGQRHQEHQAEAAAHDAAERRLTELYTRAVELLGNDNAAVRLGGLHALERLAQDNPAQRTTIIGVLCAYLRMPSPDDARETEVRRSAQRVLTRHLRADDDAFWPGMRLDLTGARLDDFDATGCTLDDADLTGATCTGATRFTGATLTGRLALGAGFDTLVLDGVGGDATIVLDDARVTGRLSADGAGFGGPLSGQRATLGETSWRGSTFHRTATFDHTTFTGSASFREAVFHGGLSMEHSTFGGDADFRRARFADLALFRWTEFRADASFADARFAGAASFGRARFHGPVTFEGATPARRPLFDQARATTSGTHTWPDGVRVEPLDTDWILLTDP; translated from the coding sequence GTGCCCGGCACCCCACCCCCAGACGAACGACTGCGGGTCATGCCGTGGTGGCTGGTACTCATCGGGCTGCTGCTGGCCGCCCTGCTCGGCTGGTGGGTGCTGTACTGGCTGCTCGGCGAGGCCGACCGCGCCACCGCGCCGGACACCCGGGCCACGTTGCGCATCGACGCCATCCGCACCGGGTTGACAGTGGTTGCCGGCACCGGCGGCGGATTGGCGCTGCTGCTCGCCGCCCGGCGACAGTGGATCAGCGAGCGGGCGCAGCGACACGAGGAGGGCGTCGCCGCCGCCGACCAGACGCACCGCGACCGGGTGCAGGCGCACGTCGAAGCGGTCGCCGAGGCCGGGCAACGACACCAGGAACACCAGGCCGAGGCCGCCGCGCACGACGCCGCCGAGCGCCGGCTGACCGAGCTGTACACCCGGGCCGTCGAACTGCTCGGCAACGACAACGCGGCCGTACGCCTCGGTGGCCTGCACGCCCTGGAACGGCTCGCACAGGACAACCCGGCGCAGCGTACGACGATCATCGGGGTGCTCTGCGCGTACCTGCGGATGCCGTCGCCGGACGACGCGCGGGAGACGGAGGTACGCCGCAGCGCGCAGCGGGTGTTGACCCGGCACCTGCGCGCGGACGACGACGCCTTCTGGCCCGGCATGCGCCTGGACCTGACCGGCGCGCGACTGGACGACTTCGACGCCACCGGCTGCACCCTTGACGACGCCGACCTGACCGGCGCCACCTGCACCGGCGCCACCCGGTTCACCGGTGCCACGTTGACCGGGCGACTGGCCCTCGGTGCGGGCTTCGACACCCTCGTGCTCGACGGGGTCGGCGGCGACGCGACGATCGTCCTGGACGACGCCCGGGTGACCGGCCGGCTCAGCGCCGACGGGGCCGGGTTCGGTGGCCCGCTGTCGGGTCAGCGGGCCACCCTCGGCGAGACCTCCTGGCGGGGCAGCACGTTCCACCGGACCGCCACGTTCGACCACACGACCTTCACGGGCAGCGCCAGCTTCCGCGAAGCTGTGTTCCACGGTGGACTGTCCATGGAGCACAGCACGTTCGGCGGTGACGCCGACTTCCGGCGGGCACGCTTCGCCGACCTGGCCCTGTTCCGCTGGACCGAGTTCCGGGCGGACGCGTCGTTCGCCGACGCCCGCTTCGCCGGGGCGGCCAGCTTCGGCCGGGCCCGCTTCCACGGCCCGGTCACCTTCGAGGGCGCCACCCCGGCCCGACGCCCCCTGTTCGACCAGGCCCGCGCCACCACGTCGGGAACCCACACCTGGCCCGACGGCGTCCGCGTCGAACCCCTGGACACCGACTGGATCCTCCTCACCGACCCGTAG
- a CDS encoding DUF397 domain-containing protein: MDHLTGARWRTSSRSSTNGGACVEVADNLPGVVGVRDSKDPTGPLLTFPPTAWQTFITHLTVRP; the protein is encoded by the coding sequence ATGGACCACCTGACCGGCGCTCGGTGGCGTACGTCGTCCCGCTCGTCCACGAACGGTGGTGCCTGCGTCGAGGTCGCCGACAACCTGCCCGGCGTGGTCGGCGTCCGGGACTCGAAGGACCCCACCGGCCCGCTGCTGACCTTCCCACCCACCGCCTGGCAGACCTTCATCACCCACCTCACCGTCCGGCCCTGA
- a CDS encoding helix-turn-helix transcriptional regulator encodes MGISPSEYLLRELRRRRAAAGLTQAQLGERVFCSDSQVSAIETGTKPPTLPYLTAVDKALDTGGYFATLWDELVKGDAAPIWLRELIQIEREATALRWYEHSFVPGLLQTEAYARAVFRAAGTPLAELDQRVAARLERQAVLARDPAPQLFVVLDEMVLRRACGGPDVMGEQVEHLLSCAEQPHIRLQVVPLSAGIYPGLAGAFILADLPDGMRAGYVDNQLAAQIAGEPDSLASLGLAWDAVRGEALPLGQTLDVLKEAAKTWTT; translated from the coding sequence GTGGGAATCTCGCCGTCCGAGTACCTGCTTCGCGAGCTGAGGCGACGCCGGGCGGCGGCCGGACTGACCCAGGCCCAGCTCGGCGAACGGGTCTTCTGCTCGGACTCGCAGGTGAGCGCGATCGAGACCGGCACCAAGCCGCCGACGCTGCCCTACCTGACCGCCGTCGACAAGGCGCTTGACACGGGTGGCTACTTCGCGACCCTCTGGGACGAGCTGGTCAAGGGCGATGCCGCGCCGATCTGGCTGCGCGAGTTGATCCAGATCGAGCGGGAGGCGACGGCGCTGCGCTGGTACGAGCACTCCTTCGTGCCGGGGCTGCTCCAGACGGAGGCGTATGCCCGCGCGGTCTTCCGGGCGGCCGGGACGCCGCTTGCCGAGCTGGACCAGCGGGTCGCGGCGCGGCTGGAGCGGCAGGCCGTGCTCGCGCGTGACCCGGCCCCGCAGCTCTTCGTGGTGCTTGACGAGATGGTCCTGCGCCGGGCATGCGGTGGCCCCGACGTGATGGGTGAGCAGGTTGAGCACCTGTTGAGCTGCGCTGAGCAGCCGCATATCCGGTTGCAGGTCGTGCCGCTGTCCGCTGGCATCTACCCAGGTCTGGCCGGCGCGTTCATCTTGGCCGACCTGCCGGACGGGATGCGAGCCGGCTATGTGGACAATCAGTTGGCGGCACAGATTGCAGGTGAGCCGGATTCGCTGGCTAGCTTGGGATTGGCATGGGACGCGGTCCGAGGCGAAGCCCTTCCGCTGGGGCAGACCCTCGACGTGCTCAAGGAGGCGGCGAAGACATGGACCACCTGA
- a CDS encoding J domain-containing protein, translating to MSPNEQDPYALLGVSREASVAEIRQRYLILVQVWHPDKHQSSPENVREEATRQMQQINRAYKLLTDVRERETRERQARQAEEQQRAGRQWAGGGQRASDWAAQQREAREQGDRERAAHERRARAHAAREAREQEAREREDRERAEAERLARIREREAREHQHPHAQWTHPRYEPANLPGPLTIEPITISLSDGAEGYTLLARSDGPGSVVFFPGADGELLLFRSPEALHRYLTETGSYWLAAVPGWDEFMNSILKAGISVDDDRSYDFGLILYSIRRPVTDWVPRLFISNRDLIVDIAEAFEIAEALDLLRAGSAIDTLDDLMRVADRPLAGWGARRRLDAMNSGPATAAWRRVIRTVEQRVRWLR from the coding sequence ATGTCCCCGAACGAGCAGGATCCGTACGCGCTACTCGGCGTCAGCCGAGAAGCGTCAGTGGCTGAGATACGTCAGCGCTACCTGATCCTGGTGCAGGTCTGGCATCCGGACAAGCATCAGTCGAGTCCGGAGAACGTTCGCGAAGAAGCGACCCGTCAGATGCAGCAGATCAACCGGGCGTACAAACTTCTCACTGATGTTCGGGAACGCGAGACGCGCGAACGCCAGGCCCGCCAGGCCGAGGAACAGCAACGCGCGGGGCGCCAATGGGCGGGCGGTGGGCAGCGGGCCAGCGACTGGGCAGCCCAGCAACGCGAGGCGCGTGAGCAGGGGGACCGGGAGCGTGCGGCACACGAACGGCGGGCCCGGGCACACGCGGCGCGTGAGGCCCGTGAGCAGGAAGCCCGCGAACGCGAGGACCGCGAGCGGGCGGAGGCCGAGCGGCTGGCGCGGATACGCGAGCGGGAGGCACGCGAGCATCAGCATCCTCACGCCCAGTGGACGCATCCCCGGTACGAGCCGGCGAATCTACCGGGACCGCTGACCATCGAACCGATAACCATCTCGTTGTCGGATGGCGCCGAGGGTTACACGCTGTTGGCTCGATCCGACGGCCCGGGGTCTGTGGTCTTTTTTCCCGGCGCCGACGGCGAGCTGCTCCTGTTCCGCTCCCCGGAGGCGCTGCACCGGTACCTGACCGAGACCGGCAGTTACTGGTTGGCCGCCGTTCCCGGTTGGGACGAGTTCATGAACTCGATCCTCAAGGCCGGCATCAGCGTCGACGACGATCGGTCGTACGACTTCGGGCTGATTCTCTACAGCATCAGGCGCCCGGTCACCGACTGGGTTCCCCGGCTCTTCATCAGCAACCGCGATCTCATTGTGGACATCGCGGAAGCGTTCGAGATCGCCGAGGCGTTGGACCTGTTGCGCGCGGGCTCGGCGATCGACACGCTCGACGATCTGATGCGGGTCGCCGACCGACCACTCGCCGGATGGGGCGCACGACGTCGGCTCGACGCCATGAATTCGGGGCCGGCGACCGCCGCGTGGCGCAGGGTGATCCGGACCGTCGAGCAACGCGTGCGGTGGCTGCGCTGA
- a CDS encoding DUF6244 family protein gives MSAAEMIARLAAAAQKLDEAKAKTAAAAQDAAEARQLVAGALQGVAAGPLINMIDSYRQALAQAAQGHEPARQHVQETIAKVRALGN, from the coding sequence GTGAGCGCAGCGGAGATGATCGCCAGGCTGGCAGCGGCGGCGCAGAAGCTGGACGAGGCAAAGGCGAAGACAGCGGCGGCGGCGCAGGACGCGGCCGAGGCCCGGCAACTAGTCGCCGGGGCCCTGCAGGGCGTGGCCGCCGGGCCGTTGATCAACATGATCGACTCGTACCGGCAGGCGCTCGCCCAGGCGGCCCAGGGGCACGAACCCGCCCGGCAACACGTCCAGGAGACGATCGCCAAGGTGCGGGCGCTGGGCAACTGA